In Schistocerca serialis cubense isolate TAMUIC-IGC-003099 chromosome 8, iqSchSeri2.2, whole genome shotgun sequence, one genomic interval encodes:
- the LOC126416280 gene encoding von Hippel-Lindau disease tumor suppressor — MADEEKVLRSLKATNSAFLRFINSTERKVDVVWMNYQGQHVKFKTLLPGTFFDANTYESHPWLFIDADTRDRLVVKSKDVYLPEPWFKQYERIPIPIAALPMRIERTKVYITIPVFPLRQRALQIVRDMLQRPEDAFKLEIPTTLQKQLARMVRECSQTRLNCNPP, encoded by the coding sequence ATGGCGGATGAGGAGAAGGTCCTCAGATCTTTGAAAGCCACAAACAGTGCTTTTCTTAGGTTCATTAACAGCACTGAACGCAAAGTTGATGTTGTGTGGATGAACTACCAGGGTCAACATGTGAAGTTCAAAACCCTATTACCAGGCACGTTCTTCGATGCAAACACTTATGAGTCACATCCGTGGCTTTTCATAGATGCGGATACTCGTGACAGACTGGTTGTAAAATCAAAAGATGTGTATTTACCAGAACCATGGTTCAAACAGTATGAAAGGATACCCATTCCTATAGCTGCATTGCCCATGAGGATTGAAAGAACCAAAGtatacattacaatacctgtctTTCCTCTGCGACAGAGGGCTCTTCAGATTGTAAGAGATATGCTTCAGAGGCCAGAAGATGCTTTCAAGCTTGAAATTCCAACAACACTGCAGAAGCAGCTGGCAAGAATGGTTAGGGAGTGTTCACAAACACGCTTGAATTGCAACCCACCATAA